One segment of Tenrec ecaudatus isolate mTenEca1 chromosome 1, mTenEca1.hap1, whole genome shotgun sequence DNA contains the following:
- the DENND2D gene encoding DENN domain-containing protein 2D isoform X1, which translates to MSRRLEKMEGQVVGRAVRLFRNRLRLRAGSSQDIAGNAVKETEKAQEHTLPNFAGGQHFFEYLLVVSLKKKHSGDDYEPTITYQFPKRENLLRGQQEEEERLLSAIPLFCFPDGNQWAPLTEYPRETFSFVLTNVDGSRKIGYCRRLLPAGRGPRLPRVYCILSCIGCFGLFSKILDEVEKRHQISMAVIYPFMQGLREAAFPAPGKTVTLKSFIPDSGTEFISLTRPLDSHLEHVDFSSLLHCLRFEQILQIFASAVLERRIIFLAEDLSTLSQCIHAAAALLYPFSWAHTYIPVVPERLLDTVCCPTPFMVGVQMQFQQVVMDSPMEEVLLVNLCEGTFLLSVGDEKDILPPKLQEDILDALGQGTKELQTSEQINEHVSGPFVQFFVKTVGHYTTYIKREANGHGHFQERPFCKALTSKANRRFVKKFVKTQLFSLFIQEAEKSKHPPAGYFQRKILEYEDQKKHKKLREKTVK; encoded by the exons ATGTCCCGCAGGCTGGAGAAGATGGAAGGACAAGTGGTAGGCCGGGCTGTCAGGCTCTTCCGCAACCGGCTCCGACTGCGAGCAG GATCTTCCCAGGACATTGCAGGAAACGCtgtgaaagaaacagaaaaggccCAGGAGCACACCCTGCCTAATTTTGCAGGAGGACAGCACTTTTTTGAATACCTCCTTGtggtttctctaaaaaaaaagcaTTCTGGGGATGATTATGAGCCTACTATCACCTACCAGTTCCCCAAG AGGGAGAACCTGCTGCGAGGCCAACAAGAAGAGGAGGAGAGGCTGCTCAGTGccatccccttgttctgcttcCCTGATGGGAACCAGTGGGCCCCTCTCACTGAGTATCCCAG GGAGACGTTTTCCTTCGTTCTGACCAATGTGGACGGGAGCAGGAAGATTGGCTACTGCAGGCGCCTCCTG CCCGCCGGCCGTGGCCCGCGCCTTCCCAGGGTGTACTGCATCCTCAGCTGCATCGGCTGCTTCGGCTTGTTCTCCAAG ATCCTGGATGAAGTGGAGAAGCGACATCAGATCTCTATGGCCGTCATCTACCCGTTTATGCAGGGCCTCCGGGAGGCCGCCTTCCCTGCTCCCGGGAAGACCGTCACCCTCAAGAGCTTCATCCCCGACTCAGGCACTGAG TTCATCTCCCTGACGCGGCCGCTGGACTCCCACCTAGAGCATGTGGATTTCAGCTCCCTGTTGCACTGCCTCCGTTTTGAGCAAATCCTGCAGATCTTCGCCTCCGCTGTGCTGGAGAGAAGGATCATCTTCCTGGCAGAAGATCTCAG CACTCTGTCCCAGTGCATCCATGCTGCCGCTGCACTGCTCTACCCCTTCAGCTGGGCACACACCTACATCCCTGTTGTTCCCGAGCGTCTGCTGGACACCGTCTGCTGCCCCACGCCCTTCATGGTGGGCGTGCAGATGCAGTTTCAGCAGGTGGTCATGGACAGCCCCATGGAAGAG GTCCTGCTCGTCAATCTTTGTGAAGGAACCTTTTTACTGTCG GTTGGCGATGAAAAAGATATTTTACCACCCAAACTTCAGGAGGACATCTTAGACGCTCTCGGTCAGGGGACCAAAGAGTTACAGA CTTCAGAACAAATCAACGAACATGTTTCCGGCCCTTTTGTGCAGTTTTTTGTCAAGACTGTGGGCCACTATACTACCTATATCAAGCGGGAGGCAAATGGACATGGCCACTTCCAAGAacggcccttctgtaaggctCTGACCTCCAAGGCCAACCGCCGATTCGTGAAGAAGTTCGTGAAAACACAGCTCTTCTCCCTCTTCATCCAGGAAGCGGAGAAAAGCAAACACCCCCCTGCAG GCTATTTCCAGCGGAAAATACTTGAATATGAGGACCAGAAGAAACACAAGAAACTGAGGGAAAAAACTGTGAAATAA
- the DENND2D gene encoding DENN domain-containing protein 2D isoform X2, with protein MDGLGRRLRASLRVKRGRRGSSQDIAGNAVKETEKAQEHTLPNFAGGQHFFEYLLVVSLKKKHSGDDYEPTITYQFPKRENLLRGQQEEEERLLSAIPLFCFPDGNQWAPLTEYPRETFSFVLTNVDGSRKIGYCRRLLPAGRGPRLPRVYCILSCIGCFGLFSKILDEVEKRHQISMAVIYPFMQGLREAAFPAPGKTVTLKSFIPDSGTEFISLTRPLDSHLEHVDFSSLLHCLRFEQILQIFASAVLERRIIFLAEDLSTLSQCIHAAAALLYPFSWAHTYIPVVPERLLDTVCCPTPFMVGVQMQFQQVVMDSPMEEVLLVNLCEGTFLLSVGDEKDILPPKLQEDILDALGQGTKELQTSEQINEHVSGPFVQFFVKTVGHYTTYIKREANGHGHFQERPFCKALTSKANRRFVKKFVKTQLFSLFIQEAEKSKHPPAGYFQRKILEYEDQKKHKKLREKTVK; from the exons GATCTTCCCAGGACATTGCAGGAAACGCtgtgaaagaaacagaaaaggccCAGGAGCACACCCTGCCTAATTTTGCAGGAGGACAGCACTTTTTTGAATACCTCCTTGtggtttctctaaaaaaaaagcaTTCTGGGGATGATTATGAGCCTACTATCACCTACCAGTTCCCCAAG AGGGAGAACCTGCTGCGAGGCCAACAAGAAGAGGAGGAGAGGCTGCTCAGTGccatccccttgttctgcttcCCTGATGGGAACCAGTGGGCCCCTCTCACTGAGTATCCCAG GGAGACGTTTTCCTTCGTTCTGACCAATGTGGACGGGAGCAGGAAGATTGGCTACTGCAGGCGCCTCCTG CCCGCCGGCCGTGGCCCGCGCCTTCCCAGGGTGTACTGCATCCTCAGCTGCATCGGCTGCTTCGGCTTGTTCTCCAAG ATCCTGGATGAAGTGGAGAAGCGACATCAGATCTCTATGGCCGTCATCTACCCGTTTATGCAGGGCCTCCGGGAGGCCGCCTTCCCTGCTCCCGGGAAGACCGTCACCCTCAAGAGCTTCATCCCCGACTCAGGCACTGAG TTCATCTCCCTGACGCGGCCGCTGGACTCCCACCTAGAGCATGTGGATTTCAGCTCCCTGTTGCACTGCCTCCGTTTTGAGCAAATCCTGCAGATCTTCGCCTCCGCTGTGCTGGAGAGAAGGATCATCTTCCTGGCAGAAGATCTCAG CACTCTGTCCCAGTGCATCCATGCTGCCGCTGCACTGCTCTACCCCTTCAGCTGGGCACACACCTACATCCCTGTTGTTCCCGAGCGTCTGCTGGACACCGTCTGCTGCCCCACGCCCTTCATGGTGGGCGTGCAGATGCAGTTTCAGCAGGTGGTCATGGACAGCCCCATGGAAGAG GTCCTGCTCGTCAATCTTTGTGAAGGAACCTTTTTACTGTCG GTTGGCGATGAAAAAGATATTTTACCACCCAAACTTCAGGAGGACATCTTAGACGCTCTCGGTCAGGGGACCAAAGAGTTACAGA CTTCAGAACAAATCAACGAACATGTTTCCGGCCCTTTTGTGCAGTTTTTTGTCAAGACTGTGGGCCACTATACTACCTATATCAAGCGGGAGGCAAATGGACATGGCCACTTCCAAGAacggcccttctgtaaggctCTGACCTCCAAGGCCAACCGCCGATTCGTGAAGAAGTTCGTGAAAACACAGCTCTTCTCCCTCTTCATCCAGGAAGCGGAGAAAAGCAAACACCCCCCTGCAG GCTATTTCCAGCGGAAAATACTTGAATATGAGGACCAGAAGAAACACAAGAAACTGAGGGAAAAAACTGTGAAATAA